The DNA window AGTTCTGAAATTAACTTTATAACATATTTAAACAGTTAAAAATTGTAGATTTCAAGAGCAGGGAATTAACCAAAGACATGGAAAAGTTCAACCAATCAAAACCTTGCCTAATCCTGCTATCTCCGCAACAAACAGAAATGAGTCCACTTGAAAACTAAAAGCAAGGAGTTTGAGCTAAGGGGTAGGTTGGGAAAAGATGACAAGGGCCTTGGTGCAGGTTGTGAGGACACAAGGCAAGGGACACCAGGATTTATGCTTGGTGCTGGTTGCTGAGCACGACCTATGACACAAACAAGTGGGAGGGAAAAGGAAAGGTGGTGCTGGTTTAAAGGAAGGCGATAAGGTGAGTTGTAGGTAGGCGATTTGGAGAAACAGCCAACAGGGAATGTTATGCATAAGAGGGCAAAATAGTCACAGCGGGCATAAGTGGCTTTACGGAAACTCTGGAGAGGAAATAAGGGGTTGGATGACATGAAGATGGGTAGGGGAGAGACAGGATTCAAGCCATTTTCCAGTGGGAGTGTTTCCTTCTGTACAATCAATTTTCAACTAATGTAGTTATTTCAGACGTGATTTCAACATGTGGACATCTTTTCTGGACAAGACAATGATCATGGCTTTCCAGACCTTAGGGTAAGCTTGGCCAAATTGTGGAGGCGCAAATTAGAATTTAACCTTGTTCTTGCCAAGTCTTTTTCTTTCTAGGGGGATGGGGTGGTGCAGTGAGGAAATATACAGCTAGCTGAAGGTAAGGCAATATATTCTAAAGCAGTTAGAGATGGCACCAACCTGTCTTCCTCTGGAACATCACTATGTATGAGCTTGACAATTGTAATCCCAGGTTCAGGCTCATCAAAGGTTAGTCGCACCTGCAGCATATATTATTTTTAGCAGAACGTTTATAATCCAAAGGGGAGAAAATTCCATAACACATGTAACTTGAATTTGCCAACAAAGTCAAACACTGCATGCTGCTCAGCAGTGATGATATCAAATTATCAATCAAACATGCAAAAAATGACAAATAATATAAGTTCTTCAAGCTGTTAATAAGAACATCAATGTACATCTCCGTGGTGCATTAATTCTTAGAAAGCAGGCAGCATGTACAACGTTTATAATCCAAAGGCAGGAAAAACTACCGTAACACAGAAGTTGTATTACAAAGCTCCAAAGCACACAATAAAAATCTAATAATTAGCTGAAATGCTGCTCAAGAAATCAATCAAAATACACGAGTGGACTGTAGCTAATAAATTTAACTAGCAGCAATCATTGCCGAGATTTAGTTTATCCACAGCAACAAGTAAACAAGCATATTAATCCTCTGCAGCAGTCGAACAAGCACCAATCACAATGCGACAGACATTAATGTTAACATACATGCGGTTGACTCCACCTGAAGCACATTTTCAGTATTAAATTCATTACCAACAACGGTAAATTTCCCTTGGTGGAGAACTACCAAACAAATTCTGCTTGAACAAATTCTTCCACTAACCAGTTCTAGCATGCTACTTGCTAAATGGAATAAAACAAAAGATTAATCGAAAATAAGCTGCACAAAAGCATCCATGTATACACAAAGAATATAAAACAAGAACAAATTAAATCATCATACTGAGAAAAGTTAAAATCTTTACCATTGAGTGAATGCCATCAGGCCAGCTACCGAACCGCCACTTCTGCACAATTAGCTTGCCCTCTTGTAACTCCACATTAGTCCCAGTCACCGACCCATTAAATATGCTAAACTCCCCATTCACCTCCTTACTAATCCTAGCATTACTCTGCGTAAAACCCTTCCACCTATTCTCATCCATCAATATCTCAAACAAATACCTCGCCCCACAACTAAACTTCTCTGTCATTGTAATCGTCTTAaacccttctttcttcttctccttcttcacCACCTCCATCTTCTCCACCACCGGAGCAGCAGCCGCCACTGCCTTCTCATCACCACTACCAGCAGAAGCAGTCTTCTTTGCCACTTTCTTCACCTCCAGCTCCTCTTTCGCGGGCCCACCATTCGCCATTGCACTGACGTAAGCCCTAACTTGCTCCAGCACAAACGGTTTCCCTTTAGCTAAGAAGGCCTCCTTTAATCTTTTGCAGATTGGCCCATCGTCCTTCACCGTAACTCTAAGCTCCGGATCTTCGTCGGCGTTCTCATCGGAAATATAAGGTATCTCTACGGTCCCCTCGGATTTAAGCACTGAATTACCATCGGAATCTTTGGCTTCACCTTCCCATGAAACTACGAGGCTCAATTCGTACCCAGGGATGATTTTCCCCTTACGGATATTGACGTAGGCTTCGCCGTCGAGTTTATCGACCTTGTTTATCTTAATGAAGAGATTGCCTTCGCCATTTAATAGGGATTGATCGGAGAgggttttcttgaagaaattgcGGGACCATTCAAGACAATCTGTCTCGGCCCAATGCCAATTGTGGACGTTAGTGCCGTCGGGGCGGTCTTCGACGATCCATCTCTTGTCTCCTTCGCCCATTCTCGCCATTGTTTCAGGTGGAAATTTAGGAGTTTATATTTTTCGTGTTCTTCGTTCTTCAGTGTTTCTGGTGCGTGTTTGTAGGTGAAAATCTGTGCAAAAGGGAGATTTAAAAAAAGAAGTGAGAGTCCGGAGGGTTCCGGAGGTGGAAGGAGCAAGAAGAAGGGTCTAGAATagaaaaatggaaaccctaatttgggttGCAAAAATTATTCAGAAATAGAAGGGTCTAGAAGAAATAGGCCACCGCGGTAACTTACACTACTTTTCACT is part of the Coffea eugenioides isolate CCC68of chromosome 6, Ceug_1.0, whole genome shotgun sequence genome and encodes:
- the LOC113774757 gene encoding activator of 90 kDa heat shock protein ATPase homolog, whose amino-acid sequence is MARMGEGDKRWIVEDRPDGTNVHNWHWAETDCLEWSRNFFKKTLSDQSLLNGEGNLFIKINKVDKLDGEAYVNIRKGKIIPGYELSLVVSWEGEAKDSDGNSVLKSEGTVEIPYISDENADEDPELRVTVKDDGPICKRLKEAFLAKGKPFVLEQVRAYVSAMANGGPAKEELEVKKVAKKTASAGSGDEKAVAAAAPVVEKMEVVKKEKKKEGFKTITMTEKFSCGARYLFEILMDENRWKGFTQSNARISKEVNGEFSIFNGSVTGTNVELQEGKLIVQKWRFGSWPDGIHSMVRLTFDEPEPGITIVKLIHSDVPEEDRYGNATVVENTERGWRDLIFHKIRAVFGFGI